Genomic window (Pyrus communis chromosome 13, drPyrComm1.1, whole genome shotgun sequence):
TATCGTCGTCTTCTTCCCCCGTGGAATTGTGTGTTTTCGGATTGTCAGATAGTGTTAATGGTGTGAGCTTGGTCAGTTTGTCATCTCTTTTGTCACCGCTCTTAGTTTGCGTTACCTATGATATAGCAAAAGCAATAGTTCTTAAATCGGATCAGTATATGCTGTTGTGCTGTTTTTGTGCACATTGTTTGTGTGGCTTTCTGAGCTTGTTGAAATAGAATATTACatattaattaaattgttaATGACGTTGTTTTTGGCTTGTTAATTTACAATACTATCTTCCTCTTGTTTGCCGGGAAGGGCAACAAAAAACTGCGTAAATTCCGTTTTGTTCTCCCTTAACACCTGCATGGTTGCGGCATAACCGCCGTGGCTTGCCTCCCCTAGCACTTGTATTGTGCACCATAAGGCGGTCCAAAAGTTCGGATTTAGCAAACATacgttgggggggggggggggaaattattttcaaattacCATGTCAACTGAATTGTCAATTGTAATATACCAATTCTGTACCAATTGGTAATGATATAGTATTGTATAAAATCAAGATTTTTTTGTACAGTATTAGTTTTCGCTACCATTACCAATGATATTACCGTACCGtaccaaaaaatataaattacatattatataatatatatatatatatacatatatatatatatataactatataatattttaataatatttaggAAAAGCCTCGTCATTGCCTCTCATTCTTCCGACACTTTCTTGGTTTCTCTTCGACACTTTCTCACATTCTCTACAAGgattggtgttggtgttggtgtgCTTGCCTGCGCTTGCTGCATGGGGTTTCTTATTGCAGGAATTCTATTTGGGTTGTCTAATTTAGGTCACAATATGAGAGATAAAAgtcataaaaatagaaaaaatagacGTTTAGGCCTTGACTtcggttgaaaaaaaaaaaatttaattttggcCCATTATCATACCAAGCCAACTAATTATTTGGTATGTCAAAATTTAGAATACCGAAAATTTGGTATgataatggtaatagattttgtcATACTAAAAGTTTGTTATAGTATTTGGTACGAGGGGTTTTGGTACGGTAACCATACCAAAACCACCCCCACATACGTTGCAAGTCTCTGTTCACTTTCCGATTCTGTCGACGGAGGAGGGGGAACATGATTTTCTCGACGGAGGAGGGGGAAAGTGACTTTCCGCTTTCCGGTTCGAAACAGCTGGTAGGAGAAACGTTATCAATCGATCAGATAAGCTATAGAGTCACATACTCTGGACTTTCCATCTGTTGTCATATTTTGCATTGGCATTAAGTAGTCGGCTAGTATACGAAAAGCCAGATGCATTTTCGGTGAAGTCGTACGAATTTGGACGGTTATTTTTACAGCTGCAGAccaaaaggtagaaaaaaacgCATGGGTTTCCATATATgctggtttaaaattttgaattgatttgtcAAAAGTAACTTTcgcattttcatttctttttactCGCAttgattaaataaattaaacgaaAATAAACAGACAAGAAAGAATGGGAGGAGCGTATGTGTTGAAAACGGGAGCAATTTTCGATCAAGCTAAAGTTCGTAACCTGAAATTTTCCCATTTGGCAAATGAACACATCCGATACGCTACAGACCTTTAAAAAGTAATATTCAAAGGACCAAAACTTATTTGGTGTCATTTGTACGCGTTTAAGATGGTAGTTATGGGATCACGATTGGTAACTTTTGCCCAACACCACattaaattaactaattaagttTATGGCACCATTTAAAGAACCGGAAAAAACTtcaaactagttgcattttacatacATGTGTACAACGGCGAACTCGGTAACAGCAGGGCCGCTACGGACTGCTCTCCGTCACGGGATTATGGTCCGCCGAGGGTTGTGGTGGTGCTGGGGACTGGGATGGAGACTGAGGAAGGCACGTGCGGCGGCATGTGGGACAAGAGGAGTGAGAAGACAACCATTTTTGAATACACTGAGCATGAAACCCATGTTTACACCTCCGCAAAACTCTAATCCTTTCCCCCTCCACGAACTCCGACAAGCAAATGGCGCACTCCGCCTCCACCCCTGCCAACTTCGCTTTCATCTCCGCCGTGTAAATCACCGTAGGTGCCGCCTCTAAGCACGAAGCCGTTGCCACATTGCTCTTCTGCTGAACATCAACCAACTCCTGCCGACTCTGAGGAACACTGTTGTTCTCACGATCAGAAGGGTTACCTCTACCGCCGCGGAGGAAGCAGCGGATGGCGGCGTTGAGACCCAACGCGGAAATGAGAGCAGAGAGGAGGACGATGATGATCATGGCGGCGTTGGCCTCGAATTCTTTTGAGCCTGAGTAAGGCCACCAGCGGCAGGTGTGGGAAACGCATGTCGTTGGCCCTGTTGGAGGGGAAGGCAGCGGTGGAGAGAAGTGGATAAGGCCAAACTCGACTACCTCCCCCGCCGACAGCCTCACTGTTGGCGGTGGTCTCATTTATATATGCCCTTTTAATTAGTAATTCCTCCGCTGCTGCTGATGGTCTCTcagcggagagagagagagagagagagagggattgcGTGAGGGTGGGGATTAGGAAGATTTATAGGTTCTAAAGAGTGTTAAGGCAGGGAAGGGAATCAGGAAATGCATACGTGTAGTGTGGGTTTTTACAATAATGGTATGGGTGGAATTTTGTGAGATAAATATTTGTCATTATTTAGAAAACCTCACATGTGTGGGGCATACGATTCTCACTACCTTCTTCTCGGAGCTTCAGAGACTCCACACACTATTAACCTACACAAATTGAAATAGGCTGTAACAGATGTAAGGAGGCGGTCTCACTAATTTGTCCATCAAGCTTCATTCCAAAGttgtaaattcttatgttttagTTCTGAGCTTTTTCACATGCACAAAACTAGGTCATTATTTAAGAGGTTTAAGTGATTATGCgtattcaaaatttattttttaagcctTCTTATATCCAATGAAGAACAAAAgtctaaacttttttttttttttaattttttggtaatttCTAAATTACCATTTCTCAACTGAGACAGTTGTTAGTATCTTTGGATTATCGGATATACTTGTGTTTATCTTTACTTGGTTGTTGACATTTTACTTGTGAGAATATTACACAAATTAAGCTACCAATATGCTTGGTGTTGCATAATTCTTTGATTTAATTACAAATTGCGAGTACGTTAGAAGGAAAGGAATGATTCTTGTTCCAAGTACATGATATTGGTCAACTCTTTGGTTCCTTAGTTCCTGCACGCATTTGGTTTACGAGTTGCAGATGGTTGAAgttgaatgatatatatattccactataaaaccaacagaaaattaagaaaaatgataaaCTCGTGGAAGGAGAATTTATTATTTAGCTggtaaatatgttttttttttttttttttttttcttttttttttttgccaaacgatagatttgttagattagagcGCTAGTGGGATTCGAACTCATGCTATGATACAAGTGCAACACTTCTCTCTACCATTGTGGTAGAGGGCCACTTGTAGCTAGTAAATGTGGTTGAAGTCTTGATGAATAATAGTTGATGGTTGAAAGGAATGAAATATATTCTTGAATGAAAGAAGGAAAGGGTTTTGGAATTAGACTTCTATTATTGATTCAAGTGGTATTCTAAATTTTTAATCTAATTTAAACTATTGAAAGGAGAATTATCACTTGAATGCCGAGAGGAAGAACACTATTTTAACCAACGTAGCTACACTTACATATATGTTTAGAATTCGACCCATTATTGTGGAAGAAGAGAATTGACTTTTGATtgcataaaatatttgattttatatGAAAACACGATTTCGCTTGTGTAAAGAAAAGGGGTCGAATTCTAcacttattttatattttacatttgaattaaataaattaaagaatattCAAAATTGAGAAATAAAGAGAGGAGTTGAGGGAGAAATGATATACAAAAATCACTTCCACCTTTTAATGTTTAGCTATATCATAAAATGGAGGTGATACTTTTGGAAACTATTCATATTACTGTGTTATATTGGGTGAACATAGACATAGTTTTAACTTTATAATAAAGGAATTGTTACTAACATTCTAAAAATTGAAttgtgcactccaaactttgtatatttatagataaaaatatttttataaagagtgcacaattaaaattttaaagcatCAATAAGAGTTTCCTATTATAAAGCATGAGAATTAAAGGTTATGCCCTTATATTTACAAAGAGACAACATTTCCAAAAAAGTAAAGGGtgatgctattcacacaccttttttacttcttattaattttttgtttttgatatatttcaattcattcaattgaacaattgaaaatatgagaagtATAAAAATAGTGtgtaaatagcaccacccaaaaTGAAATagattttaaactttaattagtTTTAGTAACACCACTGCAAATAATCGGTTTATAGTTGAttcttaaaatgttttgaatttttttattagtttattattaattaaggaGAGGAAAAGAGAGGGTTCGAAATTATTACAATTTAAAGTAAGGAGagtttttgacacaccccgaccgagatcggagcgtgctggccgtcacacaaaggtgacgtaaccatgtgcacgtgcggaagctagtaaAGTAGAAATATAAAAGTACAAATGAttcaaaactagcatacaaggtactaatataagtgctagtaagtgcgatacaaattcagagcaggtctatagcagtccaaataaaacgacaacagtagtacgcccgaaggcgaccctacaatgtggagtgtctgtcagaacgccgaaaaacTCTCAAGGGagaccaccgcaacggctaagcaactagaacctggaggggcgcaaaacaaaagcgtgagtgggcaaaaacaaagctctttgaaaaccatttagcaaaaatacaatctaacccctcgccgtaaaacctgtatacttcccagaaaataaacatataaacgtatgtatagatataccaaacatgctcaagggtatgctaatcatgctcgagaatatgccatgtcaaaacctcataatgatatgtaagtgcccaggtataaatcatatcaacagcataacatctggcagccggagtcacctaacgtgacctgtacggctgcatctagagctcaaatctcaatctcaatatctaaacctgcccacgagtcggaaccacctaaagtggtctgtacgacaggcctgggtgtaaacaagtgctacgatcacgtgaagactgggcgaataatcgcaggtcacctacgagtcggaaccacctaaagtggtctgtacgacaggcctatgcacctaacttggatccaaactgagcgtgtggtgcgggaggtgaacatcacgtgaaggactgtgccctactctgggcgggagcactaacaccgggggtgcaggttatgagctctctaagcatctctaaccactatttaatgcaatcgttaaataacgcttacctggcacttacctatgcctccacagcacccacatataaatatatatgacatatgcataatTGAATATATAATTAAACGTATATGCCACTACTCATGCATAACCAccaattatatataaaagaaatggcatataacgaagcatttatactaatttctgggaattaatatgtatataggtatatacggaaaacaaaagcccactcactggtatgtagaagggtcgtagcccccctgcctcgcgtgtgcacgctcgtcctcggggtacgtgtcacctaaatgcgaaacaactataaaaacgttaactttaaagcacataactaacttctcgcaataacttctcatacattgctcaaaatggacaaatgaatataccaacgtgctctacacaacctcaggatcacaaccatatttttaaaataattttcctccgccgcacgcgcccccacgcgccggccaaggcacggacctacgcgccccccacgcgcggccacgtgccctgcacactgacggtgtcaacagacgccgtcaggaatattccgtcaaactgatggaatattccgttaaatctaaccggatgccgttactgccgttaggaatattccgttaaacttaacggaatattccggttTCTTCTCCGGTCTACCCTCGCCGtactccggtcgccggaaaactgggaaaagtttaaactcactattctccttcgtttctcaaccattttctatgattcttggaccaaaagaaagccctaaactagtagaatcacgttggaccacttttaaaggctaaaagttacgcgatcatacctgtctcaaaactcaaaaaccggccaacttcgaaccaggccttcccgacgtccaaattcgtccaacgagctactccgacgctccttaggacttcaccaacacacctacaagcttcaaatgttcaaaaactaagtaaattaatgttgcatgaacagtgctcaaaacggacatcgcgatatcgacgtgaaaacgtcgaagttcttacctgaaagtggtatattcgtgctcccctcgacctcacgatcacaactgcacccttggtttcctcgatctgttaGTGTTTAGGGTGGTTgtgggtttgtccgtacgtaaCAAGGTAAcggggagggagagggagatgagagacagagacagagaaagggcagggagagagagacagtgagtgtgcctgtgtgtgtgtggcccaacacatgccacaacacacaaaacaaccaataacgtcaaagaaacgaactaggggtaaaaatgtCTTTCCACAAGTGCGTTTTaaaaatcccgggacgggatgtcacagttttagtcatttaatactacggtctagtcgtatttctcttcacttgtaaatgagaggtcttaaagttcgattctcatcaaaagagaatttgaaacaaattattgctagcccattcgttttctctttagtgtagataatattgttttaaaaaaaaataatagaagagTTTCGAACTTAAAACATATGCGCGCGTAAAAATATAACATTGTCCACTAAGATAAGTGGATATACTTGAGGGGAATAGTGGCGTTGGAGTGGCTAGTGGAGGGGTAGGGCTAGGGTGAGTGTTATTTAAGATCTGATTTCTCATCACAAAATAATGAGTTTCATGACCTCGCAAATTATCCAATTTTGTCACCCACTTCTTTCTCCTATTTGGAtactttttaaattataataaagcTAACCTTTTTCTATTTATATAAACTAAACAAAagttaaataaatcaaatgattcAAATTACATGGACCTTTGGAAGTTATCTACAAATGAATATTTGAACTAATTAATTCCCAACTAACCCCATTGAGCTTTCATGTATATCTCAAATCCATATCCTTCTAACTCAAGTCATCAATTTTAGGGTTTGCTTTTGTATATGATCAGGGGTGGCCCTGGGAATTTAGGGGCTCTGTGCTAAATTTAGATAGaggccttttatttttttttaatattgtattttctttgttttttttttttttcaatttgtatctataaaatttaaatactaTAAATTAGAGCACAACTTTGAATGGACAAGAGCCTTTCCTGTCTTGAAAGGTCTTCAGTTCAAAAtatgttgcatgatttttgtgTAAAACTTATCAACTTTTTAAGTTAATAAATttgtaaaacttaaaaatagcAAAATAGTTCCACAAGGTCTTCAGTTTGAAAtatgttgcatgatttttgtgTAAAACTTATCAACTTTTTAAGTTAATAAATTTACTTTAAAATAGCAAAATAGTTCCACAAGGTCTTCAGTTTGAAAtatgttgcatgatttttgtgTAAAACTTATCAACTTTTTAAGTTAATAAATttgcaaaacttaaaaataGCAAAATAGTTTCACAAGGACTCAAACCCAAGCCATGTACAAGAAAATTGAAGCCTATACCACTAGCGCTGGTATGGTAATTATTATTATCTTGCACAATTAAGTATATAATATGTATCTTTACATGTAAAGAAAATTTGGAAGCCCTTCCGAATCAGGGGTCCTGTGTGGTGGTACATTTTGCACACCCTCAGGGCCCGCTCTATACATGATGATATGACCATGGTGATGATGCATTTTCCTTCAACTAGCCATCTACTATAGTGGTAGAGAAAAATGTTGCTCTTACACCACAACGTATGTTCAAACACCTTTGGCGTCCTAATCTAATACATAATCCAACATTtgtatcgtttgacaaaaaaaagatgATGCAATTTTCCCATTGAGCTTCATGTACATATTTCTTCGTGTGTCTGCAAACCTTATCATATTAATCACGTGAAATCATACGACAAGAGATTAAGAAAAATAACTAAGAGTAATGATTATGATAAGGTGGAGATCATGGTGGGTGTATTATGCATAAGACAATCATATCACAGTAATATCCATTGCCTAAAAATTACTGCGCTTCAGTAAACTAATCTGTGTGCTTTTAGCCTTTTTCGGTTGCAGCTGCGTGCAGTGGTCAAGTACTACCGGACCCCATGTTGCTTTTTTGttatgaaaaatgaaaagcaaAAGCAGTGGATAAGCTGATAAAGGCGGAGCTTCAGCTTGTCAACAAACAGAAACAACTGAGTGTTTGTTTTGGTGCTATTAGGGCACAGAGAGATGCCTCCATAAAATTTCAAGAGACGTCGACATTTCTGTAACCCCATCTCATCTTTGATTCCTTGGATGCTTGTTATTCAAAAGATTAGATGTCGAGTCACTTTATTTCTGAAGGCAACATCTATTATTTTATAATGGGCAATGGGAGAGAGATTATatttttaaagcatattttgtaaatcatatgacgtgGTTGTGAATTATTGAATTACTAGTTAAGTTTTGATTGACTTAcatatttcttattggtgatgTGACAAATCGCATGATTTGTAAATATTGTCTAAAAAATTGGTCTAACTagaattattttgttatattgcATCCATAAAATGCTTCAATGTAGCACCAAAATAAGAGCTTTATAAACATTGATGTACACTAGTCACGACAGTCTAAGCCTGCGTAAATTTTATTAGCGTTTGCTACGTGCATAGATAATTTCTAACTGTTGATATAAATGATCATTTTTTCTAGTCATGATGGACAAGTAATGCATGAGTTGCCTTGCCAAGTACAGGAGTTGCCTTGCTAAGTACAGGAGAAATGTAACGTTTTCATGCATTAGCTCTCTAAAATCAGTCATTAATACTCTCTAAAATCAGTCACATGCACGCAAACGACTAACTGTAACATACCTCATCATTTGTTAGCAAGCCAACACTGGGATGCATTAGACATACGACGAAGATCCAACATACCCAAAAAGAGTAAAAACTATTTTATTGTAGCAGGAGGTTTTTGTCAAGATGATAATCTGAATTACTCTAGTTTATAGGAAGGTAATTCGAAATCAAGTGTACACTAGGGCGACAAAGAGTAAATGAGTTTATGTATGGGCTTGGAAGGACGGCGGCTTATTTGGACCCACACAGTCGGGTAGCTTTCCAAGTAGGCCACACACACTTTGAACTTTCTTCATCACCAACCTGCAAAACCAACtaataaaacacacaaaacaaaagaaaaagccaACTGAGAATTATTTTAGCGAGGTTGCCTGCTTCGAAGGTAACTTCAGAACAGAATTAATAAGGAGATTGGGACAACATTCAATGTGTTTGGTTGAGGCTGCTTTCAGTTTCAGCTTAGCCCATTTCTGTACATGCTAGGGCAtcaatttttcgtttttttatgTGATGGCAGGAAATAGACATGCAGATAGTGCTCATGTGTGACACAGCCTATCTGGCTGGCGAGTGTCCAGGTCACGTGATCCGTTTGCCGCACATATTAAAAAACCACCCACTTCATATAGTTCGTTTACCCCGCCCACTGACCTATGATCTTCACACGGTGTCTATTACTGTAGTGTGGCAGTTGCACCAAATACTCTATCCTAATTGGCGAAAATGATGGTTCATAGTTAGCACAAGACGATGCGTGTATAGCACGTAAAAGTACGTTCCTATATTATTATACAGTTTGCTTAAACAAGTACGGAGTTTGCCCATTATTTAAAATGTTAAAAGttctttttacaaaaaaaaaatttattttcttcgtGCTTAAATGACATGCTAtattgttccaaaaaaaaaaaaaaaaaagacatgctGTAATATTTGTATAATACATGAATTTTATATGTAATATTAATCAATATGCGAAAATACATGCATTCAACTTGAAGATAATTGCATATTATACACTCATGTACATATTTTTCAAGTCACCTCAAAAACTTGAAAAGTATCTACACAAGTGTATAACATGCGTACCATTTTGAAATAAAGtgtacaa
Coding sequences:
- the LOC137713185 gene encoding RING-H2 finger protein ATL79-like; its protein translation is MRPPPTVRLSAGEVVEFGLIHFSPPLPSPPTGPTTCVSHTCRWWPYSGSKEFEANAAMIIIVLLSALISALGLNAAIRCFLRGGRGNPSDRENNSVPQSRQELVDVQQKSNVATASCLEAAPTVIYTAEMKAKLAGVEAECAICLSEFVEGERIRVLRRCKHGFHAQCIQKWLSSHSSCPTCRRTCLPQSPSQSPAPPQPSADHNPVTESSP